A genomic region of Micropterus dolomieu isolate WLL.071019.BEF.003 ecotype Adirondacks linkage group LG11, ASM2129224v1, whole genome shotgun sequence contains the following coding sequences:
- the ktn1 gene encoding kinectin isoform X3 — translation MAVDIYDSQYLLILAPSLVIALMFLFFWLFMKETSYDEVLARQKRDLKVPPSKPDTRKKNEKKKSKKKESASGSGGGGGESEEDLRDFDVTDGATSSAVEVEEEPAPVATPAPPTPTPYVPVSVSPESSVGLRERKKKEKKAAKAAAAAAAATTRSSEEPEVNGSKPVGRKTEPPLTASKQSSPLSAQLEVQVQVQATQAPVQGQTPPQISGKKKEKKKQKAEPVEDQQPEIKAEQCPVLVKKEAPIVAETKVLDGAAPSATSGKKKNSAKKQKTEHVDEADSAAPANHQAAHNDDITSKGSGKKQKNETDKENTEMKLKELLSGLSSLALSEAEAVSVITLLREKSPNALDAWHKSAARNDPAAQERERLLTTLQEEASIAKDKVKQLSQELQVEKQKTGRVEAVMREQRAAMEKELGSMQGKAQGSCQELQTMQIKFLQVREQLESQITRLQQENGILRDAVSTATNQMESKNSAELNKLRSEYASLMKELAENNGKLQQEEHQRKSLEVSYKQNVSQLEAQLQDAKRRWEELQNFLHNVNAEREKLQASNQELHSQLLALETEMNNKNKEFQTLHGSLTDAMVSKERLEQRVRELMEMTQHSMPDDSLQARVQELMNENKSLQVQNESMQAQISSQATHVAHIEEIQKLLAEKELQRKSLEDSLNAERSSGASRETNMQALHNENMSLKAEIQNLQAQISDQTASQLALDQFQISCREKEETIKTVHGLLENRLIEVANKDEELKAVREEKEALKQEMEAIKRKTEEQASSELTVEELRSKIQEKDMMLKSMEEMLQAAQDSSSFREKTVESLQQQLAALQAEIEQLRQKEPPEELSSTVAQLEEVQAQLLVKDQEIQMLQGELEARTSELSETMEQMHQQQSHTAVPSPELLTALSEKDKQVSDLQGELVELRDSLELHRKKNNELREKNWSAMEALSATESMLQGKLSKAVKENQTALEVCQAECREVLHRLLPNVPLPSEQNHHEWLHRFERAVAESLAEQSTPASGDSKELAEKLKEAEETQRILQKDCETYKKVLAETEGILQRLQSSVEQEESRWKVKLELSQRELREMNQKVTALEQEIERLTDGAELENMRREKQHLESELERAECESATYVTEVRELKTQLTETLSKLETEENERQKVAGDLYKAQQSLDLIQGELSKVTDHADDLIENSSLTSQTEEIDRKEKMTAGLNQTVRELQQLLQAVSRQLAKRQEGETDKDLPMV, via the exons ATGGCGGTGGATATCTACGACTCTCAGTACCTGCTCATCCTGGCCCCTTCCCTGGTCATCGCCCTCATGTTCCTCTTCTTCTGGCTCTTCATGAAGGAAACCTCCTACGACGAGGTGCTGGCCAGGCAGAAACGCGACCTCAAGGTACCACCATCCAAGCCAGACACCCGGAAGAAgaatgaaaagaagaagagcaagAAGAAGGAGAGTGCCAGCGGAAGTGGCGGTGGTGGAGGAGAGTCTGAAGAAGATCTTCGGGATTTTGACGTGACTGATGGTGCCACCAGCTCCGCTgtggaggtagaggaggagccTGCACCAGTGGCTACACCAGCTCCACCAACACCTACTCCCTATGTGCCTGTGTCAGTGTCACCAGAGTCCTCTGTCGGtctgagggagagaaagaagaaggagaaaaaggcAGCCaaggcggctgctgctgctgccgcagCTACAACCCGGTCTTCTGAGGAGCCAGAAGTGAATGGCTCAAAGCCAGTCGGCCGCAAGACTGAGCCACCACTGACTGCAAGCAAACAGTCCAGCCCTCTTTCTGCTCAGCTTGAGGTTCAGGTCCAGGTCCAAGCCACTCAGGCTCCTGTTCAGGGTCAGACACCACCCCAGATCTCCgggaagaagaaggagaagaagaaacaaaaagcagAGCCTG TGGAAGATCAGCAGCCAGAGATCAAGGCCGAGCAGTGTCCAGTTCTGGTCAAGAAGGAAGCTCCTATTGTGGCTGAAACCAAAGTTTTGGACGGTGCAGCCCCAAGTGCTACCAGTGGCAAGAAGAAGAACTCTGCTAAGAAGCAGAAGACTGAGCATG TAGATGAAGCCGACTCAGCAGCTCCTGCCAATCACCAGGCAGCCCATAATGACGATATTACATCCAAAGGGAGTGGCAAGAAACAGAAGAATGAGACTGACAAAG AGAATACGGAGATGAAGCTGAAGGAGCTGCTGTCTGGTCTGTccagcctggctctgtcagaAGCCGAGGCTGTCAGTGTGATTACTCTCCTCCGAGAGAAGAGCCCCAATGCCTTGGATGCCTGGCACAAA TCTGCAGCTAGGAATGACCCAGCTGCACAGGAACGGGAGAGACTTCTCACAACTCTGCAGGAGGAGGCCTCCATTGCTAAGGACAAAGTGAAACAGCTCAGCCAG GAGCTTCAGGTTGAGAAGCAAAAGACCGGCCGGGTGGAGGCCGTGATGAGAGAGCAACGTGCAGCCATGGAGAAAGAGCTGGGAAGCATGCAGGGCAAAGCACAAGGCAGCTGCCAGGAGCTCCAGACCATGCAGATTAAG TTCCTGCAGGTGAGGGAGCAGCTGGAAAGCCAGATCACTCGACTGCAGCAGGAGAACGGCATCCTGAGGGACGCGGTCAGCACTGCCACCAACCAGATGGAGAGCAA GAATTCAGCAGAGCTGAACAAGTTACGTTCTGAGTACGCCAGTCTGATGAAAGAGCTGGCAGAAAACAACGGCAAGCTGCAGCAGGAAGAGCACCAGAGGAAGTCACTGGAGGTCAGCTACAAGCAGAACGTGTCCCAGCTGGAG GCCCAACTGCAGGATGCTAAGCGACGTTGGGAAGAACTGCAGAATTTCCTCCACAATGTCAAcgctgagagagagaaacttcAGGCCTCAAATCAAG AGCTCCACAGCCAGCTGCTGGCATTGGAGACGGAGATGAACAACAAGAACAAGGAGTTCCAGACCCTACATGGCAGCCTGACTGACGCCATGGTCTCAAAGGAGCGCCTGgagcagagagtgagagagcttATGGAGATGACCCAGCACAGTATGCCTGATGACTCACTGCAGGCCCGGGTTCAG gagcttatgaatgaaaacaaaagtcttCAGGTCCAGAATGAGAGCATGCAGGCCCAGATCTCTTCACAG GCCACCCATGTCGCCCACATTGAGGAGATACAGAAGCT ATTGGCTGAAAAGGAGTTGCAGAGGAAGAGTCTGGAGGATTCTCTAAATGCTGAGCGGAGCAGCGGGGCCAGTAGAGAGACTAACATGCAG GCCTTGCACAATGAGAACATGTCACTGAAGGCAGAGATTCAGAATCTGCAGGCACAGATTTCCGATCAG ACTGCCTCCCAGCTGGCTTTGGACCAGTTTCAGATAAG TTGCCGGGAGAAGGAGGAGACCATAAAAACCGTACATGGCCTGCTGGAGAACAGGCTGATTGAGGTGGCCAACAAAGACGAAGAGCTCAAG GCTgtaagagaagagaaagaggcaCTAAAACAAGAAATGGAGGCCattaagagaaagacagaagagcaG GCATCATCAGAGTTGACAGTGGAAGAACTCCGGAGCAA GATCCAAGAGAAAGACATGATGCTAAAATCAATGGAGGAGATGCTACAGGCAGCACAAGACAGCAGCTCGTTCAGAGAGAAGACAGTCGAG TCTCTGCAGCAGCAGTTGGCTGCCCTGCAGGCAGAGATAGAACAGCTGAGACAGAAGGAGCCGCCAGAAGAGCTGAGCAGTACTGTTGCCCAGCTCGAAGAAGTCCAGGCTCA GCTATTGGTGAAGGATCAGGAGATCCAGATGTTGCAGGGTGAGCTTGAGGCGAGGACGAGCGAGCTGAGCGAGACGATGGAGCAGATGCATCAACAG CAGTCCCACACAGCAGTGCCGAGCCCAGAGCTTCTTACAGC GTTGTCAGAGAAGGACAAGCAGGTCTCAGATCTGCAGGGTGAGCTGGTTGAGCTGAGAGACTCCCTGGAGCTTCATAGAAAGAAGAACAAC GAGCTTCGGGAGAAAAACTGGAGTGCAATGGAAGCTCTGTCAGCCACCGAGTCCATGCTTCAAGGGAAACTCAGCAAAGCTGTCAAG GAGAACCAAACAGCACTTGAAGTGTGTCAGGCCGAGTGTCGAGAAGTTCTGCACAGACTTCTGCCCAATGTGCCTCTGCCCAGTGAGCAG AACCATCACGAGTGGCTCCACAGATTTGAGAGGGCAGTAGCTGAAAGCTTAGCTGAACAATCCACCCCTGCATCAGGGGACTCTAAG GAATTGGCTGAGAAGCTGAAAGAAGCTGAGGAAACCCAAAGGATTCTACAGAAAGACTGTGAGACATACAAGAAGGTTTTGGCAGAGACG GAGGGCATCCTGCAGCGCCTCCAGAGCAGCGTGGAGCAGGAGGAGTCTCGCTGGAAGGTGAAGCTGGAGCTATCGCAGAGAGAGCTCAGAGAG ATGAACCAAAAAGTCACAGCTCTGGAGCAAGAGATTGAGAGACTAACTGATGGAGCAGAGTTGGAAAAT ATGAGAAGAGAAAAGCAGCACTTGGAATCTGAGTTGGAGAGGGCGGAGTGCGAGAGTGCCACCTATgtgacagaggtcagagag CTGAAAACCCAACTCACTGAGACGCTGTCCAAGCTGGAGACGGAAGAGAACGAGAGGCAAAAGGTGGCTGGTGACCTTTATAAG GCCCAGCAGTCTCTTGATCTGATCCAGGGGGAGCTATCAAAAGTGACAGACCACGCTGATGACCTGATAGAGAATAGCAGTCTGACGTCACAGACA GAAGAGATTGACAGAAAGGAGAAAATGACAGCAGGACTGAACCAAACAGTCAGAGAACTGCAGCAGCTGCTACAAGCAGTCAGCCGGCAACTCGCCAAGCGACAGGAAGGG GAGACTGACAAAGATCTGCCCATGGTTTAg
- the ktn1 gene encoding kinectin isoform X1: MAVDIYDSQYLLILAPSLVIALMFLFFWLFMKETSYDEVLARQKRDLKVPPSKPDTRKKNEKKKSKKKESASGSGGGGGESEEDLRDFDVTDGATSSAVEVEEEPAPVATPAPPTPTPYVPVSVSPESSVGLRERKKKEKKAAKAAAAAAAATTRSSEEPEVNGSKPVGRKTEPPLTASKQSSPLSAQLEVQVQVQATQAPVQGQTPPQISGKKKEKKKQKAEPVEDQQPEIKAEQCPVLVKKEAPIVAETKVLDGAAPSATSGKKKNSAKKQKTEHVDEADSAAPANHQAAHNDDITSKGSGKKQKNETDKENTEMKLKELLSGLSSLALSEAEAVSVITLLREKSPNALDAWHKSAARNDPAAQERERLLTTLQEEASIAKDKVKQLSQELQVEKQKTGRVEAVMREQRAAMEKELGSMQGKAQGSCQELQTMQIKFLQVREQLESQITRLQQENGILRDAVSTATNQMESKNSAELNKLRSEYASLMKELAENNGKLQQEEHQRKSLEVSYKQNVSQLEAQLQDAKRRWEELQNFLHNVNAEREKLQASNQELHSQLLALETEMNNKNKEFQTLHGSLTDAMVSKERLEQRVRELMEMTQHSMPDDSLQARVQELMNENKSLQVQNESMQAQISSQATHVAHIEEIQKLLAEKELQRKSLEDSLNAERSSGASRETNMQALHNENMSLKAEIQNLQAQISDQTASQLALDQFQISCREKEETIKTVHGLLENRLIEVANKDEELKAVREEKEALKQEMEAIKRKTEEQASSELTVEELRSKIQEKDMMLKSMEEMLQAAQDSSSFREKTVESLQQQLAALQAEIEQLRQKEPPEELSSTVAQLEEVQAQLLVKDQEIQMLQGELEARTSELSETMEQMHQQQSHTAVPSPELLTALSEKDKQVSDLQGELVELRDSLELHRKKNNELREKNWSAMEALSATESMLQGKLSKAVKENQTALEVCQAECREVLHRLLPNVPLPSEQNHHEWLHRFERAVAESLAEQSTPASGDSKELAEKLKEAEETQRILQKDCETYKKVLAETEGILQRLQSSVEQEESRWKVKLELSQRELREMNQKVTALEQEIERLTDGAELENMRREKQHLESELERAECESATYVTEVRELKDLLTELQTRLDGSYTEAFRQNEELNLLKTQLTETLSKLETEENERQKVAGDLYKAQQSLDLIQGELSKVTDHADDLIENSSLTSQTEEIDRKEKMTAGLNQTVRELQQLLQAVSRQLAKRQEGETDKDLPMV; encoded by the exons ATGGCGGTGGATATCTACGACTCTCAGTACCTGCTCATCCTGGCCCCTTCCCTGGTCATCGCCCTCATGTTCCTCTTCTTCTGGCTCTTCATGAAGGAAACCTCCTACGACGAGGTGCTGGCCAGGCAGAAACGCGACCTCAAGGTACCACCATCCAAGCCAGACACCCGGAAGAAgaatgaaaagaagaagagcaagAAGAAGGAGAGTGCCAGCGGAAGTGGCGGTGGTGGAGGAGAGTCTGAAGAAGATCTTCGGGATTTTGACGTGACTGATGGTGCCACCAGCTCCGCTgtggaggtagaggaggagccTGCACCAGTGGCTACACCAGCTCCACCAACACCTACTCCCTATGTGCCTGTGTCAGTGTCACCAGAGTCCTCTGTCGGtctgagggagagaaagaagaaggagaaaaaggcAGCCaaggcggctgctgctgctgccgcagCTACAACCCGGTCTTCTGAGGAGCCAGAAGTGAATGGCTCAAAGCCAGTCGGCCGCAAGACTGAGCCACCACTGACTGCAAGCAAACAGTCCAGCCCTCTTTCTGCTCAGCTTGAGGTTCAGGTCCAGGTCCAAGCCACTCAGGCTCCTGTTCAGGGTCAGACACCACCCCAGATCTCCgggaagaagaaggagaagaagaaacaaaaagcagAGCCTG TGGAAGATCAGCAGCCAGAGATCAAGGCCGAGCAGTGTCCAGTTCTGGTCAAGAAGGAAGCTCCTATTGTGGCTGAAACCAAAGTTTTGGACGGTGCAGCCCCAAGTGCTACCAGTGGCAAGAAGAAGAACTCTGCTAAGAAGCAGAAGACTGAGCATG TAGATGAAGCCGACTCAGCAGCTCCTGCCAATCACCAGGCAGCCCATAATGACGATATTACATCCAAAGGGAGTGGCAAGAAACAGAAGAATGAGACTGACAAAG AGAATACGGAGATGAAGCTGAAGGAGCTGCTGTCTGGTCTGTccagcctggctctgtcagaAGCCGAGGCTGTCAGTGTGATTACTCTCCTCCGAGAGAAGAGCCCCAATGCCTTGGATGCCTGGCACAAA TCTGCAGCTAGGAATGACCCAGCTGCACAGGAACGGGAGAGACTTCTCACAACTCTGCAGGAGGAGGCCTCCATTGCTAAGGACAAAGTGAAACAGCTCAGCCAG GAGCTTCAGGTTGAGAAGCAAAAGACCGGCCGGGTGGAGGCCGTGATGAGAGAGCAACGTGCAGCCATGGAGAAAGAGCTGGGAAGCATGCAGGGCAAAGCACAAGGCAGCTGCCAGGAGCTCCAGACCATGCAGATTAAG TTCCTGCAGGTGAGGGAGCAGCTGGAAAGCCAGATCACTCGACTGCAGCAGGAGAACGGCATCCTGAGGGACGCGGTCAGCACTGCCACCAACCAGATGGAGAGCAA GAATTCAGCAGAGCTGAACAAGTTACGTTCTGAGTACGCCAGTCTGATGAAAGAGCTGGCAGAAAACAACGGCAAGCTGCAGCAGGAAGAGCACCAGAGGAAGTCACTGGAGGTCAGCTACAAGCAGAACGTGTCCCAGCTGGAG GCCCAACTGCAGGATGCTAAGCGACGTTGGGAAGAACTGCAGAATTTCCTCCACAATGTCAAcgctgagagagagaaacttcAGGCCTCAAATCAAG AGCTCCACAGCCAGCTGCTGGCATTGGAGACGGAGATGAACAACAAGAACAAGGAGTTCCAGACCCTACATGGCAGCCTGACTGACGCCATGGTCTCAAAGGAGCGCCTGgagcagagagtgagagagcttATGGAGATGACCCAGCACAGTATGCCTGATGACTCACTGCAGGCCCGGGTTCAG gagcttatgaatgaaaacaaaagtcttCAGGTCCAGAATGAGAGCATGCAGGCCCAGATCTCTTCACAG GCCACCCATGTCGCCCACATTGAGGAGATACAGAAGCT ATTGGCTGAAAAGGAGTTGCAGAGGAAGAGTCTGGAGGATTCTCTAAATGCTGAGCGGAGCAGCGGGGCCAGTAGAGAGACTAACATGCAG GCCTTGCACAATGAGAACATGTCACTGAAGGCAGAGATTCAGAATCTGCAGGCACAGATTTCCGATCAG ACTGCCTCCCAGCTGGCTTTGGACCAGTTTCAGATAAG TTGCCGGGAGAAGGAGGAGACCATAAAAACCGTACATGGCCTGCTGGAGAACAGGCTGATTGAGGTGGCCAACAAAGACGAAGAGCTCAAG GCTgtaagagaagagaaagaggcaCTAAAACAAGAAATGGAGGCCattaagagaaagacagaagagcaG GCATCATCAGAGTTGACAGTGGAAGAACTCCGGAGCAA GATCCAAGAGAAAGACATGATGCTAAAATCAATGGAGGAGATGCTACAGGCAGCACAAGACAGCAGCTCGTTCAGAGAGAAGACAGTCGAG TCTCTGCAGCAGCAGTTGGCTGCCCTGCAGGCAGAGATAGAACAGCTGAGACAGAAGGAGCCGCCAGAAGAGCTGAGCAGTACTGTTGCCCAGCTCGAAGAAGTCCAGGCTCA GCTATTGGTGAAGGATCAGGAGATCCAGATGTTGCAGGGTGAGCTTGAGGCGAGGACGAGCGAGCTGAGCGAGACGATGGAGCAGATGCATCAACAG CAGTCCCACACAGCAGTGCCGAGCCCAGAGCTTCTTACAGC GTTGTCAGAGAAGGACAAGCAGGTCTCAGATCTGCAGGGTGAGCTGGTTGAGCTGAGAGACTCCCTGGAGCTTCATAGAAAGAAGAACAAC GAGCTTCGGGAGAAAAACTGGAGTGCAATGGAAGCTCTGTCAGCCACCGAGTCCATGCTTCAAGGGAAACTCAGCAAAGCTGTCAAG GAGAACCAAACAGCACTTGAAGTGTGTCAGGCCGAGTGTCGAGAAGTTCTGCACAGACTTCTGCCCAATGTGCCTCTGCCCAGTGAGCAG AACCATCACGAGTGGCTCCACAGATTTGAGAGGGCAGTAGCTGAAAGCTTAGCTGAACAATCCACCCCTGCATCAGGGGACTCTAAG GAATTGGCTGAGAAGCTGAAAGAAGCTGAGGAAACCCAAAGGATTCTACAGAAAGACTGTGAGACATACAAGAAGGTTTTGGCAGAGACG GAGGGCATCCTGCAGCGCCTCCAGAGCAGCGTGGAGCAGGAGGAGTCTCGCTGGAAGGTGAAGCTGGAGCTATCGCAGAGAGAGCTCAGAGAG ATGAACCAAAAAGTCACAGCTCTGGAGCAAGAGATTGAGAGACTAACTGATGGAGCAGAGTTGGAAAAT ATGAGAAGAGAAAAGCAGCACTTGGAATCTGAGTTGGAGAGGGCGGAGTGCGAGAGTGCCACCTATgtgacagaggtcagagag CTCAAAGATCTGTTGACTGAATTGCAGACCAGACTTGATGGGTCATATACAGAAGCTTTCAGACAGAATGAGGAGCTGAATTTG CTGAAAACCCAACTCACTGAGACGCTGTCCAAGCTGGAGACGGAAGAGAACGAGAGGCAAAAGGTGGCTGGTGACCTTTATAAG GCCCAGCAGTCTCTTGATCTGATCCAGGGGGAGCTATCAAAAGTGACAGACCACGCTGATGACCTGATAGAGAATAGCAGTCTGACGTCACAGACA GAAGAGATTGACAGAAAGGAGAAAATGACAGCAGGACTGAACCAAACAGTCAGAGAACTGCAGCAGCTGCTACAAGCAGTCAGCCGGCAACTCGCCAAGCGACAGGAAGGG GAGACTGACAAAGATCTGCCCATGGTTTAg